Sequence from the Canis lupus baileyi chromosome 24, mCanLup2.hap1, whole genome shotgun sequence genome:
ATTCCAATGACTCTACAGTACTCTGGAGAGTATTGTGTAACCAGGGCAACCAGTGGTCACAGGCCACTATTCAGCTTGGACGCCTTACTCAGCCCTTCCATTTGTCACTAGATAAAGTCAGTCTTGGCATTTATGACGGAGTCTCAGCTATTGATGACATCAGATTTGAAAATTGTACCCTTTCTCTTCCTGCAGAGAGCTGTGAAGAGCCGGACTTTTTCTGGTGTCGACGCAGCAAGGCTTGCATAGAAAAACTTCTGTTATGTGATTTGGTAGATGATTGTGGTGATCATACTGATGAGGTTGACTGTGGTAagtgctttgttgttgttgttgttgttattattattattattttggtccATCGTATTTTTACAGTGGAGATCTTGATTTGTTCACTGTTTTCTAGCCAATCAAGGCAAAGACAGGAAGCATTGTTCCAGAGTTGACGACCGTGATGAGTGGTTGATTAATCAGGTAACCGATATTTGTTATGTGGACTTATTAACTAGATACTATAGATAAAGTGCTAACCACAATGACTGAGTTTCAGATCTCATGGAATTTACAGTCTAATTGAGAAGtagatattattcaaatattgttttaaaaatacaaactagggatccctgggtggcgcagcggtttggcgcctgcctttggcccagggcgcaatcctggagacccgggatcgaatcccacatcgggctcccggtgcatggagcctgcttctccctctgcctgtgtctctgcctctctctctctctctgtgagactatcataaataaataaaaaaattaaaaaaaaatacaaactggaAGCTTTGATGGGAGATATGGAGAGGAGTGCGGTGACTTTATAATAATGGTATTAAACTTTCTAAAGGAGATGACTTAGCTgagatctgaaaataaaaaagtcaaagcaTATATATGCAAAAGCCCTGATATGTGACCGTGTAGCAGATGGAGGCCAGCCAGTGCGGTAGGAGCGAGGAGGTGAAGGAGAGATAGGGTGCAGTATAAGGACAGAAATGTGAAGGAGGCCAGATTTGCAGATATTTATAGTCTATATTAGGAaagtttttcttcatttgagggtttttaagaaggaaagtgGTATAATAAAATTGGCATATTAAAACATGTCAGTGTAGATACAGAGTGATAAGTGGATTGGAGGAGAGTGGATTTGGGAGACCCATCATGAGGCCATTGCGATAATCCACTGAGGAGGGGTGGGCAGCCTGTATCACAGCGGCAGTGATGGAGATGGAGGGACTGATGTTTGGGGAAATACTTAGGAGGGACATTTGATGATGTTTTGGCTATAGGGAGCAGGGAGTGCTGTGTCAAAGGTAAGTCTTGAGTTTCTGGTTTAAATTACCAGAAAGTTTATGGTATCTGAtgattgtatatattttataatttaataaacctAGCACCAGGTAGTGCCCATTGCACTTGCTCCTGAAAATGAATCAGAAGCTTATAGCTGTTTTTTACTTCAATTAcaaaatcaatcagaaaaagaatttgcatCTTTCTTTGTCCAGAAATAgcaacaattcttaaaattcaagctATATGCCTATTACATTGAGAGGCTAATTATAAACCAAAGTGAAGCCATAAAATGCTTGGTGCATCATAGGAAACACTGCATTAagaaatttccatataaattattgTACAGCATGCTGCATATATGTGATCTTTGATACAGTCAGGTGGATTGAAGTCAGAATTACCATGCATCTCATTACACAACTAATTCTTTGAGTGGATATGAATAAAGTTGATAATTTAGACAATGGCTAACATAAGAAGTGTAACTTGTCCCCAAGGTAATTTATTTTTGCGGCTTTAGAAagctttttcatctttctgaagcTCTCCGAAGCccactcctcaaaaaaaaaaaaaaaaaaaaagcaaattatcctTAAAACTACTATTAACTTAGAATGGAGTTATGTCAGTAcaactataataatcaaaatactaCTTGTGACTAAATATTAGTGAAAGAGAACAGTAGTGGTATCAGAGTGTCAGTTTCTCTCGCAGCTTTCCATATAAATGTGTTCCTGGATTCCATAGAAAGCATTAGGCATCCAGAAatctatgttttatttcctaaatcttCCTACATTTAGAGATagggtttttttatttgaaggtgGAGCTACGTGCATTCCCTTTCAAAATAGAGATTGAACATACAGTCAATATGAAGACAGGCAATATCAAAATCTGTTGGCTTTAGTGCCAGTTTTATGTCAAAAAACTTAGCAGCTTGACATTCTCCTTCTGCTCCACAGCCAAAGATTGACACCCGGAGAGTATGCTGTGGGTCCTCAGTTCACGTCACAGCTGGGCTTGATTAGTCACAAGTGAGGAAATATCAAACAAAAGCTCATCTCCCATTTGACATTTACTCACTGGGCTCCCATCATTAGTTCTAAGCTCCTGTTCTGTGGTTTTCAAAGACAGATGATTTGTTCTAGCCCGGCTGCATTTATCCacatttgcttatatttattgtttcagaatatttattCCCCTTTGGCACCAAGTGCATTTACTAAGATGAATAGTGAAAGGACAGCTgacatttatatgtttaaaaaatattaacttcgGTGAATGaagctaaaatgtaaaactatgcaTTAATTCTAACTCCTGTTCCTTCTACCCAAATaatgttaaatgtttttattctaaaaacaaatccTTGTTGTCAACAAAATGTTCACATCCTGAAAATGACTACATTACTATATTCTGGAAATTGTGGTAGATAAGCTAGGTGACGAGGGGCTAGTCAATCCTTTATAAGTGCTTTGAATTTTTCTAGTGCCTGGAAGGAGTTTTAAGCTTAAAAGCTCCAGCTCAAAGGAGCTGCAATCCAGTGAGAAGAAAAGACTGCCTCTCAGGAGATGCTGTCAAGAGCCCGCAGCACAACAGGAGGCAtaaatagagaaggagagaggagtgaGGTGTATAAGGCAAGTGGGGAAGGTGGTGTATGCTAAGAAAAGGCTGGCCAGGGACAAACAGGAAGTTAATTTAACTTGGGAAAGGTAAAGCTTGAAAGAAGAGCTTAGATTTCAGTTTGGATTAAATGAGCATGTATGtacaggaagaaaatgataaattgccATGGAAGGCAGAAGAATGGTCTTTCTGGCACTGATGGAGGGAAATGTGGAATTGGGGCAAGATGAAACCAAAGGGAGGAGTTTTTCAGCCTGAGGTCTGGAAAATGCTGGCATCAGGATCATGTTgagtacttgttaaaaatatggaTTGCTCGGTCCCCCATATCTAACCAGGTAGTGCTGGTATGGAGCTTCGCCATGGAGCAAGCAATTATGCTGTACACATCAGGTGATTCTGAAAGATTGGACTCTATTAAAGTATGACTCTTCAGTTCTGCATGTTAGAATCGCCAAGGGAGATAATGAATTATCTTGATGTTTAACCGCACTATTTGTGGCAGTTCAGTCAACATCtctgggggggctggggtggctcagttggttcagcatccaactcttgatttcggctcaggtcataatctcagggttgtgagactgagcccctgtagggctctgtgctcagtggagagcctgcttgagattatctctccctctgtcccctgaccccccttttctctctctaaaataaataaatctttaaaaaaataaatcaacatccCTCAAGATAAGTTCTGGaacttcatgttttttgttttgttttgatttttaacattcaCTGGTGATTGGGACATTTGGCTAAGGTTGAAATCGACTGAGCCAGAAGTTTATAGTATTGAGTCAGCCATGGTGCCCTCATCATTTGCATAAAGTTATAGTGCTGGAAATGGTGAAGGATGGGTATAAAAggcatttggaaaataatggcTGAAGTAATGCCCCCCCcagtctataaaatattattacttgATATAAATCTgggatttattcactttttaaaaacttttagtgtcacatttaaaaaacattaaaatcattaaCCTTGGCAGGAGCCAAATATCAACAAGTATTCTTAATCATGTTTTTtgtccttaattatttttttgttgttatttcatgCCAATTTCAGTACCTGAGTTCCAATGTAACTTTGAAAATGGAATCTGTAACTGGGAACAAGATACAGAAGACGACGTTGATTGGACCAGGAAGCACGGTCCAACTTCAACACTTAATACAGGGCCAATGAAGGCTCATACCTTGGGCACAGCTAAAGGACACTATCTCTACATAGAATCTTTGGAGCCACAGGTTTCCCAAAACAGAGCTACTTTACTCAGCCCTGTCCTCAATGCCACCGATGCAGGGGGCTGCACCTTCCGCTTATATTACCACATGTGTGGAAAGCATATTTATAGGCTGGCCATCTACCAGAGAGTTTGGAGTAACACAAGAGACAGCTGCTGTGGCAGATATTTGGGAATCAAGGCAACAGATGGATAAGGAAACGCCTCAATCTTTCCAGCAGGAAGCCTTTTCAGGTATAGATAATGGCTTTCGTAATGTGTATTTAAGATGCATTCAGAATGTCTAAAGAATATGAAAGATCACTATATCCTTGAATTAAAAGCCAGTGGAATTTGGTCAGAGTTATTTGGaagtacatttatcatgcaaTTAAGGTTGTGCCAAAGCATGTTAAGTTGCTTTCCTCTTTGACTACCCCCAATAATCTGTGATTAAAATTTCTAAAGGTGGACACATGGCATTGGCAGCAGCTACAGGTCCCTCTGACtttaagtcatttttctcttgaaataaaaaatctggagGGAAAAAGAGTTTTGCGCAATATATGGTACTCTGCCAAATGTTCAGGTTctaaaatctgtgatttttaaatattccatcagACTTTTCCACCTTTTATAGGTAAGCAGCAGAAATTCGAGAAGGGTGCATGCTGTGTTGGAGAATCACACAGCTACTCTGGGGCAGAGCCAGAGGTCTAGCTAGGTCTCCTCACTCCTGCTGAAATATTCTTTACTGTGATTCTCACCTACCTTCTCTaccttttctaaaaggaaaacttgggggcagcccggatagctcagcggtttagcgctgccttcagcccaggggctgatctggagtcccgagatcgagtcccacctcaggctccccgtgaggagcctacttctccctctgcctgtgtctctgcctctctctctctctctcctctctgtgtttctcatgaataaatgaataaaatcttaaaaaaataaataaaagaaaaacttggaaTGGTGGGTTTAAATGCTTAcgtggcttttaagattttatgaaggCAATTTCTATTATCTCTTGGATTCCCTTAGCAATTCCCTGAAGTGGGTAAGTCAGGAtctttttttatcagttttacaaatatgaataaaacatttgGAGAGGTTGTTATTTATATCTGGCCAAATAGATGGTGCACAGCAGGATGGGGGCTTGGAATGGAATCTGCAGTTTCCAATTAATTCACATTCATTCCCTTTCTAATATATCATACAGCCTGTCATGTGTAGGAGGGTcgaatattctttttctctttgctccaaTAGATCTATATGTAATATACAGGGAGGAACTCCTTACCACTCCtggctaaacttttttttttacatgtactGAATTTCTCTGTTCCCTTATTTAAAGCGCTGTTTCAACCTAAATATCTTGAGAGCCATgatagaggggcatctgggtggctgcatcagttaagcatctgccttgggctcgggccatgatctcaggtcctgggatccagccctgcattgggctcccgctcactaagaagcctgcttctgcctctgcctgccactcctcttgcttatgctctctttctctgtgtcagataaataaataaaagctttttaaaaagccatcataGATATACTTTGTATATGACTCACTAAAGAATACATTGAAATGGGTGATTTGTCCAGATAGACACAGGCGGAAATTATGAGAACTAGTCTGCTATATGTGGAGTGTTATTTTGCTGTTCAGCCATGTGGCAGGTGCATGTAATCacaagaaatgaaatggaaggaaGGTTCTTCgacttttatttaataatggaTCACCCACTTCAAATTTAATCAGATGAATTGTAAGTTGGGTCAAACTAGTATCCTTCTGATATTTACTCAAGAGTTGGTTGCCAGGAGAAAATCACCTTGGCAAGGGAGCTGTTTCACATTCAGATGAACAGAGAACTAACCAAGGAATCCTTTAGTTATGaatcaaaaatatagaaattggTGTGTGGAACCAATTTTGGGTTATACATGCAGTACTCTGTTTTTATCCAATGGTTCttctaggctttatttttttccaatgacaTTCAGGCTTGAGAAGGTAAAATCAGATTGTGCTTGTGGTGtagttaagataataaaaattgggTCCAATTTCAGCGACCAGAGATATTCCTTCATTGAATAATAAGTATACAGAGTTGTGGTGAGAGCAGAAATAACCAAGATTTTACTTAGCTGTGATATTGTAGGTGAAATTAGCTAGTGTCAGTCCAGCAGGTAATgtgctcattaaatgtttgtttaaaagaaaaatccaaggatTTTTCAGGagctatgtatgtatatatagttgacacacaaggttacattagcttcaggtgtacaacatagtgattcaacaagactatatatatatatatatgttttttataaatataaatatatatatatattttttaagaccaTATATTatactatgttcaccacaagtgtagctacggCCTGTCCTGACACACTGCTCTTACACCATCTTTAACTGTATTCTTCACGCTGGGCATTCATTCTTATGGCCTACTCATTCAATAACTAGAAGTCTATATCTCACACTTCCCTTCACCATTTTGCCCAACACCCCACACTCCTCTCCTGTGACAACCACCAGTTAGTGGTCCGGATTTATGcatctcattttgctttttgtttgtttactcatttttaaaaacttccactTAAGTATTTGTCTGAGGTATTTCACTTCACACAATACCCTCTAGGTTAATCCATGTTTTCTCAAATGGCACACCtcctcctttttatggctatataatattccgtgtgtgtgtgtatgtatatacataatactttctaatccatttgtctattgatgggcatttagttTGCTTCCAAATcttgactatcacaaataatgctgtggtaaacatatgggtgcatacatcttttcaaattagtgtttttgtgttttgggggtaAATAATAGTGCATTATTGGATCATaagatatttctacttttaagcttttgagcaacctccatactctttccacagtggctgctcctcttgcattcccaccaacagtgcaagagggttcctttttctataTGTCCTGCTAAAACTTTTTGTAtcttgtatttttggttttagccattctgacaggtttataatgatatctcattgtggttctaatttgcgtttccctgataattagtgatgttgaacatattttcatgtgtctgttggccatctatatgtatttggagaaatgtatgtatgtcatttgcccattttttaattggattgtttggcttttttggtattaagttgtataaattccttatatattttggatattaatactttattacatatatcatttgtaaatatcttctcccattcagtaggttgtcattttgttttgttgataattatatttgctgtgtaaaagctttttattttgacatagtcccaatagtttatttttgatgttGTTTCTTTGTCTCagcagacatatctagaaaaatagtgCTATGGCTGATGCCAgggaaattactgcctgtgctctcttctagggtttttatggtttcaggtcttatgttgagttctttaatc
This genomic interval carries:
- the LOC140616557 gene encoding MAM and LDL-receptor class A domain-containing protein 1-like, whose product is MDAAKIVYAINHFHSLCLFFFRFYDHGLSVGAAELQLHVEDSNDSTVLWRVLCNQGNQWSQATIQLGRLTQPFHLSLDKVSLGIYDGVSAIDDIRFENCTLSLPAESCEEPDFFWCRRSKACIEKLLLCDLVDDCGDHTDEVDCANQGKDRKHCSRVDDRDEWLINQYLSSNVTLKMESVTGNKIQKTTLIGPGSTVQLQHLIQGQ